In Toxoplasma gondii ME49 chromosome II, whole genome shotgun sequence, the genomic stretch GTCTTTCTCATCGATCTGCGACTCATAACTGATGACTCCCCCTGCGGACATTAATCTAAAATCTGTACGTCTGACATCTAGGCACAAAATGCTGTCATCCACGTTCCGCGGAACGCCGTACCCCCCCGTGACCCTCTGTCGATCACAGGCTAAACAAGTGTCGGAGTACGCTGTTCCAACTCCCCATGCATTGCTTCTGGACCACCGCGCTATCGCATCAATAAGAAGAGTCACAGCCATGTGGAATGCCAAACTCCAACTCGGAGACCCCCGCTCGAGGCCGACGACAGCCGAGCGGAGTCCGAACCGACTGACCGAACCACCGAGAGATTCTCTGTGACGAGGAGCAGCAGTGTTGGCCACTGTTTCTACGATTTCTCGAAGGAAGCCCAGTCGCTGGGCCTGTTAAGCGCGCGCAGGGTCTTTAGTAAATGGTCTGCTGTCAGTGACTCATAAAATGTAGCTTCTTCGTTGGACTCCACCAAAGACACTCTCAGGTGACGCGCGGTGACGGCTGCCCTCGTTCTGGGAGGATGGGGCAACATCATCAGACTTGAAGTTGGGTGTGAAGAAATCCGCGCGACTGCTCCACCTTGGagctcgctctctctctcacctttGCCTTGTGCATGCTTGTGCCGAAGTTTATTCAGAATGTCAGTTGCGTCGTAGCCAGCGTTGGTTGCTAGCGCTCGTGGAATGCACTCGAGGGCTCGCGCAAATGCGCGAATCACAAGCTGCTGCTTTCCGGAGATCCCCTGACTCACGTCGCGGATGTACTTCGACAACTCCATCtacaaggaaaaggagcaAAAGATCCATCGAAATGCTGTATCGCGCATCACGGACATGTTAGAGAAGCCCATTGCGAaaaagggaaaagagaaacgaaaacggtCACGAGGTCTTTGCATCAACACCCCGCTCTTTAGAGTACTAGGTTTGCGCATTTCTCCGCTGGCACCACGACAAAACAGACGACCCCCGCCTGCAAATGTCGCTCTGGATTTCCATCGTCACGTAGGCAGGCATGTGTGTCTTAGATCTGTTCAAactctttgcatgcgtcacCTGCTTGAAAGAGCATGCGTCAAAAAACCTCGACTCTGTGGACCTACGAGCTGATGGTCAAACCTGGAGAGCCGCTTCGGCTGCGTCCCCCCCCCACAGACACACCCTCGTGGTCCAGAGGGAGGAACCGCTTGCGTCCTTTCTTTCGCGGTCTTgttccgtctccttccttccctcgacctcctcctttcctccgtTACCGCCCCATTGCCTTTCGCCTTTTTACCTCAATAGCTCCCGCGCCTCCCACGATggtctgcgtctgcagagcTCGTCGGACGATCATGACCGCGTCGTTGAGAGATCTGTCGGCCTCGTCGAGGAACTGCGGGGCGCCGCCTCTCAGGACAATCGTGGCGGACTGAGTCTGAGGACAGTGCATGAACAAGTTGAATCTCTCGCCTCCGATCTGTCGCTCCTCAAACACTCCGCAGGTAcctgagaaaacagaaaggaccggaaacgcggagacagtTACGAGGTGAGGCACCCGTCTAGCTTACAGCGAGCACAGGAGAGGCGCTCGAGGCTACGAAGGCGTCTCCTgagaggaggcggagaaagcTGAAAGCGCGacaggaagaacgaagagacgagacactTTGGAACCCTTGGTGCTTCCCCcagaacgaaagaagaaactcaaCAGGCTTCACGACTTCACCAAGACGCGCCAGGACACAGCTAAGTCTGCGTCAGAGGTCCAAAAACATCTCTCACTACGACGACTGTGAGAATCcacgcagatgcagagacatgTGCATGTTCGTCGATAAGCGACCCAGATTCAGACGAAGGAATACATCTGCCTCCATGCTCCTGAGAAGAACGATGGGGTCTGGATGAAGAATTCCGTTTCGAGATGCCTCCGCAAGACAGGACTTTCGCACCGTTTGCCCTTGTTTTCGCTTGTGTGTCCTGAGGGAAGGAACGGAATTTTTTTTCACATTCGTCGAATTGAAAAACTCGCCCGACGTACCGAGGACATCTGGAGTGATGCTGTTGACCGTCGTTTGAATTTTAGCTCCTATCGCGCGAGCCGTTCGCTTcatgtctccttcgtcgacGCGACCCGCGCAGAAAATATCTCGGTCTGCAAAGTACTGCGTTGCCAAGTCgcctgaagagaaaaacaagggTGTCTGTATCACATTTCTTGCCTCTGAACTGAAAACATACAATGCAGCGTTTTCCATGTTGTGTGGAGAGGATCGCTCTCGGACTCTGCTCAGCGTCTAGCCAAAACAACACTGGCAACGAGTTCGAAGATTCCAGTTAGGGAACACAGCGCGGCGACATCGACACCCATAAACGAAATCAATAAGTAAAGTCTATAGGAGAGAACGCTGTAGACTTGAGCGTCCACCATGGACAACCGCGTTTTCGAACAACatgcgttttcgtctcccgATATCACAAAAACCGCGCATCGCTCCATATACAGAAATGCACGCATGTGTAGAGGTATACaggtcgcttctctccaaaagagaaaagggatCTGATGGATTTCAGAGAGTGGACGCTCCTCGACGAGAGTTCGCTTCCATTCTTcggttcctcttcttctgcctttcagCTGTTTTCACAAGGGTCTGAAACAAACATGTTCCTTCTTTCAAGAGGCGTCTCCTGCATGTTCTACTGGAAAGACTTCTTCCGACATGTCAGACACGAGAGGTCCACCCAGAAGCATCGGGACTTTCGACTGACCGACGAAGTGGAACTTGGAAACGAGGCGTTTTTCGAATGTGTGACGTTTCTTTGCGACTGCTGGCGAGTGCGACGCGCGGCGCCTGTGGTTGTGTGacctctgtctttttttctcgattttTCGCTCACCGAtcgggaggcgagagagaacgaccTGCGCTCCCGTCGCGCTGATCTTGTCGAGTTTCTCGTAGATGATGTCCCACTCGGCGTCGATGATTGCTTGGTATTCCTGGGGAtaaagaagaaagtgaagtcTGAGGTATTCGAcaaggcgcgagagaaaaacgcagttCCACCcaggaaaaaacgcatgcacacacacagaaatgCGGGCGTTCCGTGTGACGCGTCTTTCCTGTTCGGATTCGCCGGCGTCGtccgaaacagaaaacgaggaatCTTCTCCCGCCACTGGTCGACGACTGTTTTCCTACACCCAGGCAGCGCGAGaggcagggaagaaggaagagtcAGTTCCTCTTTtcatttctcttccttctggcTCCGAATTTCgctcgtttcctcgctttgGAGAACagtcgtttttttcctgttttcagcgactgtctccgccttcttccttctcgccttgtCTCGTTAGAGTCTTACGTCCGGGGTCTTGAGACGGACTTcagcgttttctttctccgccttcAACTCCAGCTCCAGGTTGAGGAGAAGAATCTTTGCATTCTCGAACCTCTTCGGCTGCTGCTCGAAACCAGCGTACGAAAATGTCTTCGCAAACGCGACACCCTGCACGACAAAGCTGTCTGTGTAGGAGCCTCCCGTCACCTTTTTAACTCCAATCATTTCCTTGTCCAGGCTGTCGTCCAGCATCGATACGGCATCCACCACCATctgaggaagacagaaggaacagagaaatACACGCAGGAACTCCAGAGACCTGGGAACCGATGGGGAGAAGCTGAAAACGAGCGCGGGAgtcaagagaaagagaagcagcagagaaagtgagagacaggagagaaagagcgaaaacaGCAAGGGAGAGCACAAGACGAACGGACCGAGAGACTCCGCGAGCAACAGATGCATGCGACACTCAAGTTCAGGGGGATACATGCAGCCAAGTCCCGAAACAGGCCCACAGATATTTGTTCTTCACTCTTCACGACAGAAATGCGGAGAGTCTCACTTTGGCAAAGAAATCCTTGTGGCCAGAGACAAGCTTGGAGTTCAGCGTCGTCTGCGCGCATCTCTCCAGCAGAACTCGCTTTTCACTGCCGAGGAGAAAATAGAAAGAACCGAAAAAACGTAAAAGAACAATGAAACACACATGCTCGCATTTCAGTCCAAAGGCCGTGACTAcgggaaaagagaaaagccaCAGGAAACGGCCCGACGTCTCGAGAACCAACGCGGAACCGTTACAACGAcgctttgcatgcagatgcgttTGTTCGTACCACTGAATTTCAACAGTTATATTCAAGACTCCAGCACCAATTCTGTACAGACGTCCAGCATTCATACATGACTCTTTCGACCGCTCGAGGCGTTCAAAAAATATACATGCAGAGGAATGCTATTTATATATCTCCTACGCATCGTCGAATAAAGATAAAAACAGCGACTCTTCAAACGTCTGCACTGCACATCTCAATGCACACACTGACAAAGGAAAATACACGTACACATCCACTACAGATGTACATCTCtacctatctatctatcaatatatctatctgtcaTTGTATTTCCTTGTCTGCGGCAAaacgtctctgcatgcggttGGAAAGCGTACTGCGGAGGG encodes the following:
- a CDS encoding T-complex protein 1 eta subunit (encoded by transcript TGME49_297500); the protein is MSHLLNAPIILLKDGVDTSQGRGQIISNINACQVIADIVRSTLGPRGMDKLIHSENGVTISNDGATVVSLLNVVHPAAALLVDIAKAQDDEVGDGTTSVVLLAGEFLESAKTFIEGGMAPQILINGYRTACQLAIEKIRELKVDLSSTPPHEKRVLLERCAQTTLNSKLVSGHKDFFAKMVVDAVSMLDDSLDKEMIGVKKVTGGSYTDSFVVQGVAFAKTFSYAGFEQQPKRFENAKILLLNLELELKAEKENAEVRLKTPDEYQAIIDAEWDIIYEKLDKISATGAQVVLSRLPIGDLATQYFADRDIFCAGRVDEGDMKRTARAIGAKIQTTVNSITPDVLGTCGVFEERQIGGERFNLFMHCPQTQSATIVLRGGAPQFLDEADRSLNDAVMIVRRALQTQTIVGGAGAIEMELSKYIRDVSQGISGKQQLVIRAFARALECIPRALATNAGYDATDILNKLRHKHAQGKGETQWFGVDCMNGGVCDAMKEFIWEPALVKENALAAATEATCILLSIDETIKQPTPNDKRGGPQMRMPPKRR